One Carassius auratus strain Wakin chromosome 16, ASM336829v1, whole genome shotgun sequence genomic window carries:
- the LOC113116751 gene encoding ictacalcin, producing MSDIQKGMALLISAFHKYSGKEGDKLTLSKGELKDLLSAELGDLLGKSQDKAAVDKIFKDLDANADGSVDFQEYITLVACITMLCNEFFTKK from the exons ATGTCAG ATATCCAGAAAGGAATGGCTTTGCTGATTTCAGCCTTTCACAAATACTCAGGAAAGGAGGGAGACAAATTGACCCTGAGCAAAGGCGAGCTCAAGGATCTGCTCTCTGCAGAGCTGGGGGATCTTCTCGGG AAATCCCAGGACAAGGCGGCTGTGGACAAGATATTTAAGGATCTGGATGCAAATGCAGATGGCTCTGTGGACTTTCAGGAGTACATCACCTTGGTCGCCTGCATCACTATGCTTTGCAATGAGTTTTTCACAAAGAAATGA
- the snx27b gene encoding sorting nexin-27b isoform X1 produces the protein MADVVEGDGSRSSGPSMLPSAVRNGSGMCSGTCAGGLVATTVTSGPRWVRIVKSDSGYGFNVRGQVSEGGQLRSINGELYAPLQHVSAVLPGGAADRAGISKGDRILEVNGVNVEGATHKQVVDLIRAGEKELVLAVLSVPQPETDSLDPGDDGSSQSCYDYSDKQAVPISVPTYKHVEQNGEKFVVYNVYMAGRQLCSKRYREFAILHQNLKREFANFAFPKLPGKWPFSLSEQQLDARRRGLEEYLEKVCSVRVIGESDVVQEFLSESDENYNGVSDVELRIAMPDKTTVTVRVRKNCTTDQVYQAVVTKIGMDSITASYFALFEVINHSFARKLAPNEFPHKLYVQNYTSAIPGTCLTLRKWLFTTEEEILLSDNELAISYCFHQALDDVKRGFIKVGEKSYQLQKLTEQRKMTMYLGILRTCEGYNEITFPHCSCDSRRKGHVVTAISIHHFKLHACTEDGTLENQVIAFEWSEMQRWDTDEEGMAFCFEYARGEKKPRWVKIFTPYFNYMHECFERVFCELKWGKEVEEEATDKDNKNCSKDEYLPTVETQKGWRHMNEEIISS, from the exons atggCAGATGTTGTCGAAGGAGACGGCAGTCGCTCCTCTGGTCCTTCCATGCTTCCCTCGGCGGTTCGCAACGGCTCTGGCATGTGCTCGGGAACGTGCGCCGGGGGCCTGGTCGCGACCACGGTCACCTCCGGGCCTCGGTGGGTCCGCATCGTCAAGTCGGACTCGGGCTATGGCTTCAATGTCCGCGGGCAAGTAAGCGAAGGAGGGCAGCTGAGGAGCATCAACGGCGAACTTTACGCCCCGCTGCAGCACGTCAGCGCCGTGTTACCGGGCGGCGCGGCAGACCGAGCCGGAATCTCAAAGGGCGACCGTATTCTTGAAGT AAATGGGGTGAATGTGGAAGGGGCCACTCATAAGCAGGTGGTAGATCTCATCCGAGCAGGAGAGAAAGAGTTAGTCTTGGCTGTCCTGTCGGTTCCTCAGCCAGAGACGGACAGCCTTGATCCCGGGGACGATGGCTCATCGCAATCCTGCTATGATTACAGTGACAAGCAGGCTGTGCCCATCTCCGTGCCCACCTACAAACATGTGGAACAGAATGGAGAGAAGTTTGTG gtcTACAACGTGTACATGGCAGGCAGGCAGTTGTGCTCAAAGCGTTATCGGGAGTTTGCCATCTTGCATCAGAATCTGAAGAGGGAATTTGCCAACTTTGCATTTCCCAAGCTGCCAGGGAAATGGCCTTTCTCTCTGTCTGAGCAACAGCTCGACGCTCGCAGACGAGGGCTGGAGGAATACTTGGAGAAAG TGTGTTCTGTTCGGGTGATTGGAGAGAGCGACGTCGTGCAGGAGTTTTTGTCGGAGTCTGATGAG AATTATAATGGTGTTTCTGATGTGGAGCTAAGGATAGCCATGCCAGACAAAACTACAGTAACTGTCCGAGTGCGAAAGAATTGCACAACAGACCAGGTCTACCAG GCTGTGGTAACAAAAATAGGGATGGACAGCATTACTGCAAGttattttgccctgtttgaaGTCATTAACCACTCCTTTG CTCGCAAGCTGGCCCCTAATGAGTTTCCTCATAAGCTGTATGTGCAGAACTATACGTCTGCCATCCCAGGCACCTGCCTCACGCTTCGCAAGTGGCTTTTCACCACAGAAGAAGAGATTCTGCTCAGTGATAATGAGCTGGCCATCAGCTATTGCTTTCATCAG GCTCTGGATGATGTGAAAAGGGGATTCATCAAAGTGGGAGAGAAATCCTACCAGCTCCAAAAGCTCACTGAACAGAGGAAAATGACCATg TATTTAGGTATTCTGAGGACTTGTGAGGGCTACAATGAGATCACTTTCCCGCACTGCTCCTGTGACTCACGCAGGAAAGGTCACGTGGTCACTGCGATAAGCATCCACCACTTTAAACTCCATGCGTGCACAGAGGATGGCACTCTAGAG AATCAGGTGATAGCTTTTGAATGGTCCGAGATGCAGAGATGGGACACGGATGAAGAGGGAATGGCTTTCTGTTTCGAGTATGCGCGAGGGGAGAAGAAACCTCGCTGGGTCAAAATCTTTACTCCATAT TTCAACTACATGCACGAGTGCTTCGAGAGAGTCTTCTGTGAGCTAAAATGGGGAAAGGAG gttgaaGAGGAGGCCACAGACAAGGACAATAAGAACTGCAGTAAAGATG AATATCTTCCAACTGTTGAGACACAGAAGGGATGGAGGCACATGAATGAAGAGATCATCTCCTCTTGA
- the snx27b gene encoding sorting nexin-27b isoform X2 produces the protein MADVVEGDGSRSSGPSMLPSAVRNGSGMCSGTCAGGLVATTVTSGPRWVRIVKSDSGYGFNVRGQVSEGGQLRSINGELYAPLQHVSAVLPGGAADRAGISKGDRILEVNGVNVEGATHKQVVDLIRAGEKELVLAVLSVPQPETDSLDPGDDGSSQSCYDYSDKQAVPISVPTYKHVEQNGEKFVVYNVYMAGRQLCSKRYREFAILHQNLKREFANFAFPKLPGKWPFSLSEQQLDARRRGLEEYLEKVCSVRVIGESDVVQEFLSESDENYNGVSDVELRIAMPDKTTVTVRVRKNCTTDQVYQAVVTKIGMDSITASYFALFEVINHSFARKLAPNEFPHKLYVQNYTSAIPGTCLTLRKWLFTTEEEILLSDNELAISYCFHQALDDVKRGFIKVGEKSYQLQKLTEQRKMTMYLGILRTCEGYNEITFPHCSCDSRRKGHVVTAISIHHFKLHACTEDGTLENQVIAFEWSEMQRWDTDEEGMAFCFEYARGEKKPRWVKIFTPYFNYMHECFERVFCELKWGKEVEEEATDKDNKNCSKDGMCGKNIFQLLRHRRDGGT, from the exons atggCAGATGTTGTCGAAGGAGACGGCAGTCGCTCCTCTGGTCCTTCCATGCTTCCCTCGGCGGTTCGCAACGGCTCTGGCATGTGCTCGGGAACGTGCGCCGGGGGCCTGGTCGCGACCACGGTCACCTCCGGGCCTCGGTGGGTCCGCATCGTCAAGTCGGACTCGGGCTATGGCTTCAATGTCCGCGGGCAAGTAAGCGAAGGAGGGCAGCTGAGGAGCATCAACGGCGAACTTTACGCCCCGCTGCAGCACGTCAGCGCCGTGTTACCGGGCGGCGCGGCAGACCGAGCCGGAATCTCAAAGGGCGACCGTATTCTTGAAGT AAATGGGGTGAATGTGGAAGGGGCCACTCATAAGCAGGTGGTAGATCTCATCCGAGCAGGAGAGAAAGAGTTAGTCTTGGCTGTCCTGTCGGTTCCTCAGCCAGAGACGGACAGCCTTGATCCCGGGGACGATGGCTCATCGCAATCCTGCTATGATTACAGTGACAAGCAGGCTGTGCCCATCTCCGTGCCCACCTACAAACATGTGGAACAGAATGGAGAGAAGTTTGTG gtcTACAACGTGTACATGGCAGGCAGGCAGTTGTGCTCAAAGCGTTATCGGGAGTTTGCCATCTTGCATCAGAATCTGAAGAGGGAATTTGCCAACTTTGCATTTCCCAAGCTGCCAGGGAAATGGCCTTTCTCTCTGTCTGAGCAACAGCTCGACGCTCGCAGACGAGGGCTGGAGGAATACTTGGAGAAAG TGTGTTCTGTTCGGGTGATTGGAGAGAGCGACGTCGTGCAGGAGTTTTTGTCGGAGTCTGATGAG AATTATAATGGTGTTTCTGATGTGGAGCTAAGGATAGCCATGCCAGACAAAACTACAGTAACTGTCCGAGTGCGAAAGAATTGCACAACAGACCAGGTCTACCAG GCTGTGGTAACAAAAATAGGGATGGACAGCATTACTGCAAGttattttgccctgtttgaaGTCATTAACCACTCCTTTG CTCGCAAGCTGGCCCCTAATGAGTTTCCTCATAAGCTGTATGTGCAGAACTATACGTCTGCCATCCCAGGCACCTGCCTCACGCTTCGCAAGTGGCTTTTCACCACAGAAGAAGAGATTCTGCTCAGTGATAATGAGCTGGCCATCAGCTATTGCTTTCATCAG GCTCTGGATGATGTGAAAAGGGGATTCATCAAAGTGGGAGAGAAATCCTACCAGCTCCAAAAGCTCACTGAACAGAGGAAAATGACCATg TATTTAGGTATTCTGAGGACTTGTGAGGGCTACAATGAGATCACTTTCCCGCACTGCTCCTGTGACTCACGCAGGAAAGGTCACGTGGTCACTGCGATAAGCATCCACCACTTTAAACTCCATGCGTGCACAGAGGATGGCACTCTAGAG AATCAGGTGATAGCTTTTGAATGGTCCGAGATGCAGAGATGGGACACGGATGAAGAGGGAATGGCTTTCTGTTTCGAGTATGCGCGAGGGGAGAAGAAACCTCGCTGGGTCAAAATCTTTACTCCATAT TTCAACTACATGCACGAGTGCTTCGAGAGAGTCTTCTGTGAGCTAAAATGGGGAAAGGAG gttgaaGAGGAGGCCACAGACAAGGACAATAAGAACTGCAGTAAAGATGGTATGTGCGGTAAG AATATCTTCCAACTGTTGAGACACAGAAGGGATGGAGGCACATGA